In Candidatus Hydrogenedens sp., the genomic window TGTTGCAACAGATAGAATTTCAGCGTTTGACTGGGTTAATCCTACACCAATACCTGATAAAGGAAAAATTTTGACGCAGTTATCATTATTCTGGTTTGAAATGATGAAAGATATTGTGTCCAACCACCTAATTTCATCGCGATTAGAAGATTTTCCACCAGAATTTCAAAAATATCCAGAGATATTTAAAGACCGTTCTATGTATGTACGAAAATGCCAAATGCTCCCTGTGGAGTTTATCGTTCGCGGATATTTAGCAGGAAGTGGATTAAAAGAATATAAAGCAAAAGGAACCGTTTGTGGAATTCCCTTACCATCAGGGCTTGTAGAAGCGAGTAAATTGCCAGAACCTATTTATACACCGAGTACAAAAGCAGAAGAAGGACATGATATTAATATATCACCTCAAGAGGCAGGAAAAATGATTGGAGAGGAACTGAATCGAAAAGCGGAGAAAGTAGCAATTCAAATTTATAAAAGAGCCAATGAATATGCAATTACAAAAGGTATTATTTTGTGTGATACCAAATTTGAATTTGGACTATTAGACGGAAAATTAGTGTTAGCAGATGAAATTTTGACACCAGACTCATCGAGATTTTGGCCAGCAGACCAGTATGAACCTGGGAAAAGTCAACCCAGTTTCGATAAACAGTTTATTAGGGACTACTTGGAATCGGTGAATTGGGATAAGAATTCTCCTCCACCACCGTTGCCACCAGATATTGTGGCAAAAACCAGGGAGAAATATCTTGAAGCATTCACACGATTAACAGGTAAGTCTTTAGATTAAAATTAACATAAAACAGTAGAAAAGGGACGTATGCTCGAACTTGATAAAATTCGCGAAGAATGTGGTGTTTTTGGAATTTATAATCATAAATCTGCACCCAATTGGATTTATTTAGGTTTATACGCCTTACAACATCGTGGACAAGAGGGTGCAGGTATTGTTTGTTCTGATGGGACAACATTAACAGCACATCGTGGAGTAGGTCTGGTAAATGATGTATTTCCCGCACATAAGCTTGCTCGTGTCCAGGGTTTTATGGGTATAGGTCACGTTAGATATTCTACTTTTGGCACAAGTAATTTACGGAATGTCCAGCCCTTTTTAGTGAATTATATTCACGGTTCTGTCGCAGTATGTCATAACGGAAATCTTGTCAATGGTGCATACTTGCGTCACGACTTAGAACAGAAAGGTGCTATTTTTCAATCTACGTCGGATACAGAAGTAATAATTCATTTAA contains:
- a CDS encoding phosphoribosylaminoimidazolesuccinocarboxamide synthase; this encodes MTALSETNLNGQPPTRRGKVRDIYDLGDKLLLVATDRISAFDWVNPTPIPDKGKILTQLSLFWFEMMKDIVSNHLISSRLEDFPPEFQKYPEIFKDRSMYVRKCQMLPVEFIVRGYLAGSGLKEYKAKGTVCGIPLPSGLVEASKLPEPIYTPSTKAEEGHDINISPQEAGKMIGEELNRKAEKVAIQIYKRANEYAITKGIILCDTKFEFGLLDGKLVLADEILTPDSSRFWPADQYEPGKSQPSFDKQFIRDYLESVNWDKNSPPPPLPPDIVAKTREKYLEAFTRLTGKSLD